In a single window of the Roseiconus lacunae genome:
- a CDS encoding protein arginine kinase — MKRDADFEQLARYTGEWMRGEGPESDIVISTRVRLARNLADFPFIRRCSDEDRLSIERTVRSRMETIADRLWESAQYVDLEPLSEIDRQLLVERQLISREIADSDGSRAVAFDASEGYSVMINEEDHLRIQVMRSGLDIENTWKQVNRIDDMLEEVVLYAFHPRYGYLTACPTNVGTGLRVSVMLHLPALVITEQMDRVFRSMQRINVTVRGLYGEGSQYTGDFYQVSNQVTLGYTESELLDLVGKEVAPRIIEYERKAREALLKNNRDDLHDEVSRAMGILSTARKISSEETMHHLSKIRLGISMGLIDKPDVKIINQLFLQSQSAHLQKLQGRILGTAERHARRASFLQQHLSGKDDATWN, encoded by the coding sequence GTGAAACGTGACGCTGACTTTGAACAGCTTGCACGCTACACCGGCGAATGGATGCGAGGCGAAGGCCCTGAGTCGGATATCGTGATCAGCACCCGCGTTCGCTTGGCACGCAACCTCGCCGACTTTCCTTTCATTCGTCGCTGCAGTGACGAAGACCGGTTGAGTATCGAACGGACGGTTCGCTCGCGGATGGAAACGATCGCCGATCGCCTCTGGGAATCGGCCCAATATGTCGACCTCGAACCGCTCTCGGAAATCGACCGGCAGTTGCTGGTCGAACGGCAGTTGATCAGCCGGGAAATCGCCGACTCCGATGGATCTCGCGCGGTCGCTTTTGATGCCAGCGAAGGCTACAGCGTGATGATCAATGAAGAGGATCATTTGCGAATCCAAGTGATGCGTAGCGGATTGGATATCGAGAACACTTGGAAGCAGGTCAACCGAATCGATGACATGCTCGAAGAAGTCGTGCTCTACGCCTTTCATCCCCGCTACGGATACTTAACCGCCTGCCCGACCAACGTCGGCACGGGACTGCGGGTGAGCGTGATGTTGCATCTGCCCGCGTTGGTGATCACCGAACAAATGGATCGCGTGTTCCGCAGTATGCAACGAATCAATGTGACCGTTCGCGGCCTTTACGGCGAAGGATCACAGTACACCGGTGACTTTTATCAAGTCAGTAACCAGGTCACGCTGGGCTACACCGAATCAGAATTATTAGACTTGGTCGGCAAAGAAGTCGCCCCTCGGATCATCGAGTACGAACGCAAAGCACGCGAAGCGCTGTTGAAAAACAATCGCGATGATCTGCACGACGAAGTCAGCCGTGCGATGGGGATCTTAAGTACCGCAAGAAAAATCAGCAGCGAAGAAACGATGCACCATCTGTCCAAGATTCGGCTGGGCATCAGCATGGGCTTGATCGACAAACCCGATGTCAAAATCATCAACCAGTTGTTCTTGCAATCACAGTCCGCCCACCTGCAGAAACTGCAAGGGCGAATCCTTGGTACCGCCGAACGTCACGCTCGCCGGGCGAGTTTCTTGCAGCAGCACCTTTCCGGAAAAGACGACGCGACATGGAATTGA
- a CDS encoding outer membrane protein assembly factor BamB family protein, translating into MRPCWLSRPLLGLVVSFFFAAHSHAATPSADAQSLLDNAGIKAGFFVHLGCEDPELAKALGGGDSVQLQVLLDDDAAVDRFRTRLRSSGDYGDISADHLDGDQLPYVDNMVNLLIAESTAGLTTDELLRVLVPNGVALIKQGDRWERRVKPRPDNIDEWTHYLHDPTGNSVAHDDVVAPPRHLQWVGSPRWSRHHDRMASMSALVSAGGRMFYIMDEGSRISIQLPSKWKLIARDAFNGTILWKKDIATWQSHLWPLKSGPSQLARRLVCTEDRVYATLGYNAPLVALDAETGEVLQEYADSDATEEIISTGETLYLVVRKGEAELQNYVPLFGTVGDQARSRSILWNEEPRVLMAFDASSGERLWSKKSVVSPLSLSASDGKVFFHDGEHIVCVNGHDGEQVWRSDSVTRRDSFTFNFGPRLVLHDDVALYAGGDGKLVSLDAKSGERLWEADFPNSGYQSPQDLMVVDGLVWLAPLTSGRDSGVYTGRDPKTGKVEKTFAPDVDTYWFHHRCYIAKATDNFLMPSRTGIEFVDPKQEHWDIHHWVRGGCLYGVLPCNGLTYAPPHNCACYPEAKLYGFNALAPVAPTRPIPNEVPEEGRLTQGEAYGTALLAAGDQPLDDWPTYRHDANRSGTTNGPIDATLKTKWRVNLGGRLTSPVITGGRVYVAQIDQHTLHAIDEHDGQTLWSFTAGGRIDSPPTVRRGRVVFGCADGRVYCLTEEGKLVWRYRAAPLDRRAMAYEQLESLWPVHGSVLIHDESVYCVAGRSIFIDGGLRLIKLDLATGQQQFERILDETNPETGNNIQEKLQILQMPVGLPDILSTDGRFLYMKSQKFDFDGNRLEIGPNSGDFATQASKQRGDDAHLFAPMGFLDDTWFHRSYWVMGQSFAGGHGGYYQAGRFAPSGRILVKGNGYVYGYGRKPQYLRWTTVLEHQLFAAEQNPPEIPENFGRRGGAASVPSASFPKTASLNPAGKPITVEAWMTTIRPQGVVIARGGPTEGFALSLNNGKPQFHVRVEKKLKTITGPNRIVGGWHHLVGVLDVDGSMKLYVDGELVTEGKTTGTLTVDPAQGLDVGADGMTAVGDYQSPSQFSGVIDEVRLYFIAATDEQILRRYENGQEISPDAVLAVSFDDGTARDHSLQRNSGTIDGGTIVDGKYGKGIQFKIARNNKKRSGGNNRQGNSLVDPKWAQDVPIYVRGMVLAGNNLFVVGPRDSINEEETFQQLSESDPKVQAILNEQDQILSGAEGAKLLSVNIDTGNVEGNLEIESLPTWDGLAGAGGRLYLSTMDGGLICFEKRERVEQ; encoded by the coding sequence ATGCGGCCATGTTGGTTGTCTCGCCCATTGTTGGGTTTGGTGGTGTCATTCTTTTTCGCCGCACACTCGCACGCGGCGACTCCTTCTGCGGACGCCCAGTCGCTGTTGGACAACGCGGGGATCAAAGCCGGGTTCTTCGTCCACTTGGGCTGTGAAGATCCAGAACTTGCCAAAGCACTCGGCGGCGGTGACTCGGTGCAACTGCAAGTCCTGTTGGATGATGACGCTGCCGTTGATCGGTTCCGAACGCGACTTCGATCGAGCGGTGACTACGGCGATATCTCAGCCGACCACTTAGACGGTGATCAATTGCCCTACGTCGACAACATGGTCAATCTCTTGATCGCCGAGTCGACCGCGGGACTGACCACTGACGAACTATTGCGAGTGCTCGTCCCAAACGGCGTGGCACTGATCAAGCAAGGCGACCGATGGGAACGACGCGTCAAACCACGGCCGGACAACATTGACGAATGGACGCATTACCTGCACGACCCGACTGGCAATTCGGTCGCCCATGATGACGTGGTTGCCCCGCCACGTCACCTGCAATGGGTTGGTTCGCCGCGTTGGTCGCGGCACCACGATCGAATGGCCAGCATGAGCGCTTTGGTTTCGGCGGGCGGACGGATGTTCTACATCATGGACGAAGGCAGTCGCATCTCGATTCAGTTGCCTTCGAAATGGAAATTGATCGCGCGCGATGCCTTCAACGGAACCATCCTTTGGAAAAAAGACATCGCGACATGGCAATCACACCTATGGCCGTTAAAGAGCGGCCCCAGTCAACTCGCACGCCGACTCGTTTGCACCGAAGACCGCGTCTACGCGACACTTGGCTATAACGCCCCATTGGTAGCCTTGGATGCCGAAACCGGTGAAGTGTTGCAGGAGTACGCCGACAGCGATGCAACCGAAGAGATCATTTCGACCGGCGAGACACTGTACCTCGTTGTCCGGAAAGGCGAAGCAGAACTGCAGAACTACGTGCCATTGTTTGGCACCGTTGGAGACCAAGCGCGTTCTCGAAGCATCCTCTGGAACGAAGAACCACGTGTGCTGATGGCGTTTGACGCCAGTAGCGGTGAACGGCTCTGGTCCAAGAAGTCGGTCGTTTCGCCGCTGTCACTTTCGGCAAGCGACGGCAAGGTCTTCTTTCATGATGGCGAACACATCGTCTGCGTCAACGGCCACGACGGAGAACAAGTTTGGCGGAGTGATTCGGTCACGCGGCGAGATTCATTCACCTTCAATTTCGGGCCCCGCTTGGTCTTACACGACGATGTCGCGCTGTACGCCGGCGGCGATGGCAAACTGGTCAGCTTGGACGCCAAGAGCGGCGAACGCCTTTGGGAAGCCGACTTCCCCAACAGTGGCTACCAGTCGCCACAAGACTTGATGGTCGTCGACGGCCTAGTTTGGCTGGCTCCCTTGACCAGCGGGCGCGATTCCGGCGTCTACACCGGACGCGATCCCAAAACCGGCAAAGTCGAAAAGACCTTCGCTCCTGATGTCGACACCTACTGGTTCCATCACCGCTGCTATATCGCCAAGGCGACCGACAACTTTTTGATGCCTTCGCGTACCGGTATCGAGTTTGTCGATCCCAAGCAGGAACATTGGGATATTCATCACTGGGTCCGCGGCGGCTGCCTTTACGGTGTCTTGCCATGCAACGGCCTGACCTACGCGCCGCCTCACAACTGCGCGTGTTACCCGGAAGCAAAGCTATACGGCTTCAATGCCCTGGCCCCGGTCGCGCCGACTCGTCCGATTCCCAACGAAGTCCCCGAAGAAGGACGACTGACTCAAGGCGAGGCCTACGGTACAGCTCTGCTCGCAGCCGGCGATCAACCGCTCGATGACTGGCCAACGTACCGTCATGATGCCAATCGCAGCGGCACGACCAATGGCCCGATCGACGCAACTTTGAAGACGAAATGGCGAGTTAACCTAGGTGGCCGTTTGACCTCACCGGTTATCACCGGGGGACGTGTGTATGTTGCCCAGATCGATCAACACACCCTTCATGCGATCGACGAACATGACGGACAAACGTTGTGGTCGTTCACCGCGGGCGGCCGCATTGATTCACCACCAACGGTCCGGCGTGGGAGAGTGGTCTTTGGCTGTGCCGATGGCCGGGTCTATTGCTTGACCGAGGAAGGGAAGCTGGTGTGGCGATACCGAGCCGCACCGCTGGATCGCCGTGCGATGGCCTATGAACAACTCGAGTCTCTTTGGCCGGTTCACGGCAGCGTATTGATTCACGACGAATCGGTTTACTGCGTCGCCGGACGTTCGATTTTCATCGACGGAGGACTGCGTTTGATCAAACTTGATTTGGCAACGGGCCAACAACAGTTCGAACGTATCCTGGATGAAACCAACCCCGAGACGGGAAATAACATTCAGGAAAAACTGCAGATCTTGCAGATGCCCGTCGGCTTGCCCGATATCCTGTCAACCGATGGGCGATTCCTTTATATGAAATCCCAGAAGTTCGACTTCGACGGCAATCGATTAGAGATAGGCCCGAATTCCGGGGACTTCGCAACCCAAGCATCCAAGCAGCGCGGGGATGACGCGCATCTCTTTGCCCCGATGGGCTTCCTTGATGACACTTGGTTCCATCGCTCGTACTGGGTGATGGGACAAAGTTTCGCCGGCGGTCATGGCGGGTACTACCAAGCCGGACGCTTCGCTCCGTCAGGCAGAATCCTGGTCAAGGGTAACGGCTACGTCTATGGCTACGGACGCAAACCGCAATACCTACGCTGGACGACGGTTCTTGAGCACCAGCTGTTTGCCGCCGAACAAAACCCACCTGAAATCCCAGAGAACTTTGGACGGCGGGGCGGCGCGGCTTCGGTTCCATCGGCGTCGTTCCCAAAAACTGCGAGCCTGAATCCGGCCGGCAAACCGATCACAGTAGAAGCTTGGATGACGACGATTCGTCCCCAAGGCGTTGTGATCGCTCGCGGGGGGCCAACCGAAGGTTTCGCCCTATCGCTCAACAACGGAAAACCGCAGTTCCATGTTCGCGTCGAGAAGAAACTGAAAACAATCACGGGTCCCAATCGCATTGTCGGCGGCTGGCATCACCTGGTCGGAGTTCTCGACGTCGACGGCTCGATGAAACTATATGTTGATGGCGAATTGGTAACCGAAGGAAAAACGACTGGAACACTAACGGTCGACCCGGCGCAAGGCTTAGATGTCGGTGCCGACGGCATGACCGCCGTCGGTGACTATCAATCGCCTAGCCAGTTCAGTGGCGTGATCGACGAAGTACGTTTGTACTTCATCGCCGCAACTGACGAACAAATTCTGCGCCGCTACGAAAACGGACAAGAGATTTCTCCCGATGCCGTGCTAGCGGTCAGCTTTGATGACGGCACCGCTCGCGATCATAGCCTGCAACGCAACAGCGGCACCATCGACGGTGGAACGATTGTCGATGGCAAATACGGCAAAGGCATTCAATTCAAAATCGCTCGAAATAACAAAAAGCGAAGCGGCGGGAACAATCGCCAAGGGAACAGTTTAGTTGATCCCAAATGGGCCCAGGACGTTCCGATCTATGTCCGCGGTATGGTACTCGCCGGCAACAACCTGTTCGTCGTCGGTCCCAGAGATTCGATCAACGAAGAAGAAACATTCCAGC
- the trpE gene encoding anthranilate synthase component I, which translates to MHHPTPNAFAALATEYDFVPVYRRLLSDALTPVTAFRRLDGAARQSSRSNTSPAETTGGACLFESVIGGEKVGRYSFLAVEPILRFAATRRQVQVLDLERGQVIDEFEDPDPLNAFRKYLDKTVAQLDELPPFVGGAIGYAGYDVVRYVEDLPHSPEDDRGIPDLDFAFYHTVCVFDHVDKTITVVTLADCRHINDESSASEVYRQASEQVDQTIDRLMGTGGDQFQPAAWDESVWRQSAKESPLTIESNFTRETFCDAVRQCVEYIRAGDIFQVVPSQRLSVKTEVDPLEIYRSLRVVNPSPFMFYLRTGDCVLVGCSPEIMCRVEDSIVTVRPLAGTRKRGQTEKEDKALEQELLADPKERAEHVMLVDLGRNDVGRVAQFGSIELTEVMVVERYSHVMHISSEVQGKLREGLDAFDALKAALPAGTVSGAPKVRAMEIIDQIEPHRRGPYAGAVGWVDYRGNMDTCIALRTMVIKDGTVHVQAGCGVVADSDPDAEYDETMNKARALITAIELTVQRLGSNS; encoded by the coding sequence ATGCATCACCCGACCCCAAACGCCTTTGCCGCCTTGGCGACTGAGTATGACTTTGTCCCCGTTTATCGGCGACTACTCAGCGATGCCCTTACGCCCGTGACCGCTTTCCGGCGCCTTGATGGTGCCGCCCGTCAAAGCAGCCGATCGAACACGTCACCGGCCGAAACGACCGGCGGTGCCTGCCTTTTCGAAAGTGTGATCGGGGGCGAAAAGGTCGGCCGATATAGTTTCTTGGCCGTCGAGCCGATCTTGCGGTTTGCCGCGACACGCCGGCAAGTGCAGGTGCTGGACCTTGAACGCGGCCAAGTAATTGACGAGTTCGAAGATCCCGATCCGCTTAATGCTTTTCGCAAGTACCTTGATAAAACGGTCGCGCAGCTTGATGAACTGCCGCCCTTTGTCGGGGGTGCGATCGGGTATGCCGGCTACGATGTCGTCCGCTATGTCGAGGACTTGCCCCATTCACCCGAGGACGATCGCGGTATCCCCGATCTCGACTTTGCGTTCTATCACACGGTCTGTGTGTTCGACCATGTCGACAAAACGATCACGGTCGTCACCCTCGCCGATTGCCGTCACATCAACGACGAATCATCCGCGTCGGAGGTGTATCGGCAAGCGTCCGAACAAGTCGATCAAACCATCGATCGCTTGATGGGAACCGGTGGCGATCAATTCCAGCCCGCCGCCTGGGATGAATCGGTATGGCGGCAATCGGCGAAGGAGTCACCCCTGACGATTGAATCGAACTTCACCCGTGAAACGTTTTGCGATGCGGTGCGTCAGTGCGTGGAATACATCCGTGCTGGCGATATCTTTCAAGTCGTCCCCAGCCAACGTCTGTCGGTGAAGACGGAGGTGGATCCGTTAGAGATCTACCGCTCCCTGAGGGTCGTCAATCCGAGCCCCTTCATGTTCTACTTGAGAACCGGCGATTGCGTTTTGGTCGGCTGCTCACCCGAGATCATGTGTCGTGTCGAAGACTCCATCGTCACCGTACGACCGCTCGCCGGTACAAGGAAGCGTGGCCAGACCGAGAAGGAAGACAAGGCGCTCGAACAAGAGTTGCTAGCCGACCCTAAGGAGCGTGCCGAACACGTCATGCTGGTCGACCTGGGACGCAACGATGTCGGCCGAGTGGCACAGTTCGGTTCGATCGAATTGACCGAGGTGATGGTCGTCGAACGTTACAGCCACGTCATGCACATCAGTAGCGAAGTGCAAGGCAAACTGCGAGAGGGCTTGGACGCATTCGACGCACTCAAGGCAGCACTTCCCGCCGGAACCGTTTCCGGTGCCCCGAAGGTACGCGCCATGGAAATTATCGATCAGATCGAACCTCATCGACGCGGACCTTACGCCGGCGCCGTCGGTTGGGTCGACTATCGGGGAAACATGGATACCTGCATCGCCCTGCGTACCATGGTGATCAAGGACGGAACGGTCCATGTCCAAGCCGGCTGCGGTGTCGTCGCCGACAGCGACCCCGATGCCGAGTACGACGAAACGATGAACAAGGCGCGAGCGTTGATTACCGCGATCGAACTAACCGTGCAGCGTCTCGGTAGTAACTCTTAG
- a CDS encoding superoxide dismutase [Ni] yields MTRLLTTTLALMFTASIASAHCQVPCGIYGDQMRFEQMLEDTQTISKAQSQVGEIAKGNLQEAQAINQAARWVTTKEEHATKIQSTIAAYFMAQRIKADGDNYTKKLTAAHAVMVGAMKCKQSADPATAKALEKAIFDFYRVYEGKEPDFAHSH; encoded by the coding sequence ATGACTAGATTACTGACAACTACTCTGGCGTTGATGTTCACCGCGTCGATCGCATCGGCCCACTGCCAAGTACCGTGTGGCATTTATGGCGACCAAATGCGTTTCGAGCAAATGCTTGAAGACACGCAGACGATTTCCAAGGCGCAATCGCAAGTCGGCGAAATCGCTAAAGGAAACCTTCAAGAAGCCCAGGCGATCAATCAGGCCGCTCGCTGGGTCACCACCAAAGAAGAGCACGCGACAAAGATCCAAAGCACGATCGCCGCGTACTTCATGGCTCAGCGAATTAAAGCCGATGGCGACAACTACACCAAGAAACTGACTGCCGCGCACGCCGTGATGGTCGGTGCGATGAAGTGCAAGCAATCTGCCGACCCGGCGACCGCAAAAGCACTTGAAAAAGCGATCTTCGATTTTTACCGCGTTTACGAAGGCAAAGAGCCCGATTTTGCACATTCGCATTGA
- a CDS encoding UvrB/UvrC motif-containing protein, whose translation MKCQFCEKPATFHITELTEPTGPQVMHLCEEHAKGFLHKGASSPMAAIATALAKQLGQSGDDLEELDQKECPVCGITFREFRNSGRLGCPYDYTHFEADLRPLLINVHDRTDHAGKHPQRSAGTADSQARMIKLRSEMEEAIKSEDYERASELRDELKNMAAPLNPPNTETDDQS comes from the coding sequence ATGAAGTGCCAATTCTGCGAAAAACCGGCGACCTTCCATATCACCGAACTGACCGAACCGACCGGGCCCCAGGTGATGCACCTTTGCGAAGAACACGCCAAGGGGTTTCTGCACAAAGGCGCCAGTTCTCCGATGGCGGCGATCGCGACGGCACTTGCGAAGCAACTCGGACAAAGCGGCGATGACCTTGAAGAGCTCGATCAGAAAGAATGTCCCGTTTGCGGGATCACGTTCCGCGAGTTTCGAAACAGCGGTCGTTTGGGGTGCCCGTACGATTACACGCATTTCGAAGCCGATTTACGCCCACTACTGATCAACGTTCATGACCGCACCGATCACGCCGGCAAACATCCTCAGCGGTCTGCCGGGACAGCCGACTCCCAAGCTCGGATGATTAAACTGCGGAGCGAAATGGAAGAAGCGATCAAGTCGGAGGACTATGAACGCGCTTCCGAGCTTCGCGACGAATTGAAAAATATGGCCGCCCCGCTGAATCCACCTAACACTGAAACGGATGACCAATCGTGA
- a CDS encoding NAD(+) synthase, with protein sequence MPTDNEAFEHGIYRVLAAAPHVSVGNPQQNANSIGAVIDSSDADLIVFPELGLTGYTCGDLFGCQWLLTAAEQQLIELARRTAGKAVSVVVGLPLRVAGSLMNVAAVLDSGRIAGVVPKTFLPNYREFYEGRHFRPSGPGDPNHVSIDGDSVPFGTDLLFRCGEAVLGIELCEDLWTPNPPSGNQAIAGANVLLNLSASNETIGKAEWRRDLVRSQSGRCIAGYVYASAGPGESSSDLVFGGHCLIAENGSLLGQSRRIGDGETPPYVKETEVCCDLDLQRLAHDRRLVSSFDDAIDRQSNSFRWVELSNQKPAKPAPTKLRRYVDAHPFVPAKSEELADRCAEIFAVQSAGLVKRLSCLSKTTPLAIGISGGLDSTLALLVAIQAVDAANWPRTSLVGITMPGFGTTTHTKTSADRLIEQTGITGECIDIRQLCLDTFRSLGHSPLGIEIDEQTTVQSLQERLYQVPEDAADLTFENVQARIRTMLLMNRGFVLGTGDMSEQALGWSTYNADHMSMYNVNTSIPKTLVRFLVRFAADHYFQGETTELLHRVADTPISPELLPPGPDGEIRQNTEASIGAYELHDFFLYHFVRNGFDRDKILYLATQARFDGDYDQATIASTLDQFATRFFRNQFKRNCVPDGPKVGSVSLSPRGDWRMPSDADHRGF encoded by the coding sequence TTGCCAACTGATAACGAAGCATTTGAACATGGGATCTATCGCGTCCTTGCGGCGGCGCCTCACGTTTCGGTGGGGAATCCGCAGCAAAACGCAAACTCGATCGGGGCTGTCATTGATTCGAGCGATGCCGATCTGATTGTTTTTCCCGAACTCGGGCTGACAGGGTACACCTGCGGAGATTTATTCGGTTGTCAGTGGTTGCTCACGGCTGCCGAGCAACAACTAATCGAACTGGCTCGGCGAACCGCGGGCAAGGCTGTCAGCGTCGTGGTCGGGTTGCCACTCCGGGTTGCGGGATCGTTGATGAATGTCGCCGCAGTCTTGGATAGTGGCCGGATCGCCGGTGTGGTGCCGAAAACATTTCTACCCAATTATCGCGAATTCTACGAAGGCCGGCACTTTCGCCCATCCGGTCCTGGGGATCCCAATCACGTATCGATCGATGGTGACTCGGTTCCTTTCGGCACCGACTTGTTATTTCGATGCGGCGAAGCGGTATTGGGGATCGAGCTATGCGAAGACCTTTGGACACCGAATCCGCCCAGCGGAAACCAAGCAATTGCCGGTGCGAATGTGTTGCTGAATCTGTCGGCTTCCAATGAAACGATTGGCAAAGCGGAATGGCGTCGTGACCTAGTTCGTTCCCAATCCGGGCGGTGTATCGCCGGCTACGTATACGCCTCCGCGGGCCCCGGCGAATCATCATCGGACTTGGTGTTCGGCGGACATTGTTTGATTGCCGAAAACGGAAGTTTGCTCGGCCAGTCGCGGCGGATCGGTGACGGGGAAACCCCGCCTTATGTCAAGGAAACCGAAGTCTGCTGTGATCTTGATTTGCAACGACTTGCCCACGACCGTCGTCTTGTCAGCTCGTTCGATGATGCGATCGATCGTCAATCAAACTCGTTTCGCTGGGTGGAGCTGAGCAATCAAAAACCGGCGAAACCCGCTCCAACAAAGTTGCGGCGATACGTCGATGCGCATCCGTTCGTCCCGGCGAAGTCGGAGGAGCTCGCCGATCGCTGTGCAGAAATTTTTGCGGTCCAGTCGGCCGGCCTGGTCAAACGCCTTTCGTGTCTATCCAAGACAACGCCGTTGGCAATTGGGATTTCTGGTGGTCTCGATAGCACCCTCGCGTTGTTGGTGGCGATTCAGGCTGTCGATGCCGCCAACTGGCCACGGACGAGTCTCGTTGGAATCACCATGCCTGGTTTTGGAACGACCACGCACACCAAAACGAGCGCCGATCGATTGATCGAACAAACCGGGATCACCGGCGAATGCATCGACATTCGCCAACTTTGTCTCGACACTTTTCGGTCGCTTGGACACTCACCGCTAGGGATTGAGATCGATGAACAGACGACGGTACAGTCGCTGCAAGAGCGGCTCTATCAGGTTCCCGAGGATGCGGCCGACCTGACGTTCGAGAATGTCCAAGCCCGTATCCGTACGATGTTGTTGATGAACCGTGGTTTCGTGCTCGGCACCGGTGACATGAGTGAACAGGCACTCGGTTGGTCGACCTATAATGCCGATCATATGTCGATGTACAACGTCAATACTTCGATCCCGAAAACGTTGGTGCGATTCTTAGTTCGATTTGCCGCCGACCATTATTTCCAAGGCGAGACGACAGAGCTGCTTCACCGTGTTGCCGACACGCCGATCTCGCCCGAGTTGCTGCCTCCGGGACCTGACGGCGAAATCCGACAGAACACCGAAGCGTCGATCGGAGCTTACGAATTGCATGACTTTTTCTTGTATCATTTTGTTCGCAACGGCTTCGATCGCGACAAGATTCTTTACCTCGCGACGCAAGCCCGTTTTGATGGCGACTACGATCAAGCAACGATCGCGAGCACGCTCGATCAATTTGCGACGCGATTCTTCCGCAATCAGTTCAAGCGAAATTGTGTTCCCGATGGTCCCAAAGTCGGTTCGGTCAGCTTGTCACCGCGCGGTGATTGGCGAATGCCAAGTGACGCCGATCACCGCGGATTTTAG